In one Bacteroidales bacterium genomic region, the following are encoded:
- a CDS encoding helix-turn-helix domain-containing protein, with amino-acid sequence MRLALFACFYSLSVCFIASALENDGAQFYVPYTQSNIVINGNLNDWKEYCYITFSDTLQELRPVPDRILMAFFDKNFDYSQTWHPLSKNTTEVWICWDLTRLYFAFQVKDQHLFAEVEPVGKVPEIHRNDGIELYIDSKADSHTKMDINDYQFIVDIAGNSIVFRGDRELMERDTTLATPKTSGQNIYYEYAVTVNDQDNQQRHDPAYLVEIAIPFAAVGLKPETGLRLKADFANNDIDYSLNGTTTYEEAALRYWAYNVSGYSDLGFPDTWVSLQLAGVPGWIEQLSASSLQRFYRLYVSLFVLSILVIAFLTYRMKRLKKLPVRSDLSPASVVFLDRSMLQTAPISENQALLQNATDYIQANSHETINSEELARHLGVSLRKLQRVTHEEINSTPTAFIYIVKLNLAAGFIKEGRGNIAETAYHFGFSSPSYFSRMFKEHFGLTPMEMKKSPGESETDNSTG; translated from the coding sequence ATGCGCCTTGCACTATTTGCATGCTTTTACAGTCTTTCGGTTTGCTTTATTGCATCTGCTTTAGAAAATGATGGCGCACAATTTTATGTTCCTTATACGCAAAGCAACATCGTTATCAACGGCAACCTTAACGACTGGAAAGAATATTGCTACATCACATTTTCTGATACCCTGCAGGAACTCCGGCCTGTGCCTGACAGAATACTGATGGCCTTTTTTGATAAAAACTTTGATTACTCACAAACCTGGCACCCACTTTCAAAAAACACAACGGAAGTCTGGATTTGCTGGGATTTGACCAGGCTTTATTTTGCATTTCAGGTTAAAGATCAACACCTTTTTGCAGAAGTTGAACCCGTTGGAAAAGTTCCTGAAATTCACCGTAACGATGGCATTGAATTATACATTGATTCAAAAGCCGATAGCCACACCAAAATGGACATCAATGATTACCAGTTCATTGTGGATATTGCAGGCAACAGCATAGTATTTCGGGGCGACCGCGAGTTGATGGAAAGAGATACAACACTTGCCACGCCCAAAACAAGCGGTCAGAATATTTATTACGAATATGCTGTTACAGTAAACGATCAGGATAATCAACAAAGGCATGATCCGGCTTATCTGGTTGAGATCGCCATTCCTTTTGCAGCTGTTGGCTTGAAACCTGAAACCGGCCTCAGGTTGAAAGCTGATTTTGCAAACAATGATATTGACTACAGCCTGAATGGAACAACCACATACGAAGAAGCGGCGTTGCGTTATTGGGCATATAACGTAAGCGGTTACAGCGATCTGGGCTTCCCCGACACCTGGGTCTCATTGCAGCTTGCCGGGGTTCCGGGATGGATCGAACAATTGAGCGCCTCCAGCCTGCAACGGTTTTACAGGTTGTATGTAAGTTTATTTGTATTATCAATTCTTGTGATCGCATTTCTCACTTACCGGATGAAACGATTAAAGAAATTGCCCGTGCGATCCGATCTTTCTCCTGCATCGGTGGTTTTTCTTGACAGGTCCATGTTACAGACCGCTCCTATAAGTGAAAACCAGGCATTGTTGCAAAATGCCACTGATTATATTCAGGCAAACAGCCATGAAACCATCAATTCAGAAGAGCTTGCCCGGCATCTTGGCGTATCGCTCAGAAAACTGCAGCGTGTAACCCATGAAGAGATTAACAGCACGCCCACTGCTTTCATCTACATAGTCAAGTTAAATCTGGCAGCTGGATTTATCAAAGAAGGGCGAGGCAATATTGCTGAAACGGCTTATCATTTTGGTTTTTCCTCCCCCTCATACTTCAGCAGGATGTTTAAAGAGCATTTCGGGCTCACACCCATGGAGATGAAGAAAAGCCCCGGTGAATCCGAAACAGACAATTCAACCGGATAA
- a CDS encoding T9SS type A sorting domain-containing protein, with product MKTKILILTMLTGFACLIFSTASLAQTDDYQKIQDKVFGSKIPQKKGGTPGLWTGAVSSTWHNPLNWDDGVVPGSTVDVNIPAPPSNQPVINSAHANCKSLTIHPWASLTIEAYYLTIQNDLTVFGTLNKNSASGLLIVYGDVVWESGSTAGFTANSSFRVYGDWNFNEGANVNFANGAVDFMGTGDSWIRCYSDNCSFNNLRIYKSSANTKVSNLSTHDLVINGLTFVDTHATFESFTSENILMGGDFIYYGSFDFTMLNNDGSVIFNGISQTIDNYGSGSGTFGHIVFNSSIGTFVVNDDFNVARNLTIEQGYFNAGSSTITVGGNWTNNAGAGGFNPTSSTIIFESSGDHQDVTGTNTFYNVTQLNAGKYLRFFGPTTIQNNLALNYLCWAYQSMNISGMLDLSNVGSRFTANTDNANVTIALLNQGGKLMANGAGSIIVNDLVQNYVGGIIEAGTSSLIDITNSGLEPWIDLKGSLYNYGGTINLSGDFCYWPFANGAHLEMTDGIIDIKTCGLTIYHLYDWTHNITGGTIRTSKGFSGNRADFTPTAGTFEFYGSGDYFISQTYGCNVHNVKIAKSDNGEDKKETSEPVYDNRSGEMLSDGGKANTIYLNSDFAITGNLDIEAGTLSIGQYAFNIIGNTNISGNLDMTHDLSVINAHGDVVWNSGSTANFTAANVFIAWGHWNFENGSNANFTDGTILFRGNTSKFIRSHSQTSSFNNVESDKTDGAEVRVSNNSSTPLTINGNIYVHPEAVFGIYSIYDVILKGDINSNGTLLCNHGRVVLNGTNQSLELNTGSYFNNLAFNQSGTLTINNSLSDILDVKGNVEIQSGVFNLQDREIYVGVNWTNNAGVSAFDPGTGKVIFESSGDQQSVYGANTFYDVQQLNTGNYVRFHDNTTIQNNLELAYSCYVYDQFDVIGVLNIDNPSSRFKALGPGAVVTIGVLDQGGTMDCSSGATIQINDLQETGGLYGTYILFDAELNIYQDVTKNIDLSANLNIQSGIMNIYGGMPGSTSWWPGISASLTMSGGVLDIKDQTIYVRAGGTFSNYITGGKIRTSKGYLGHRPDFTPTAGTFEFYGSDNAYLEQVFGSTLHHLLINKTATVKDDGSAPVITHSTREMKPLSDGGKSSDISFNSNFTITGNLDVEAGTLINQDVNNTILGNSTINAGGKFEMNGAAWLVMGGSTSLTVNNGGELRLTGDESHYVLITGDGGRYALNVESGGTIGADSAYFEYTDTNGINIKPGALVDPFSAFNSCVFTMGHADGTLLTLDNDQSLQILNARFPSSHSTYNVTKNNNSGVVTFVDYIGSFSGSDHEQDIHNHVHWTGDPSVEITLDGIAVGAGQNLCFEAQQTILTGGAQNFVVESAAAVNLVAGESILMLPGTHAHSGSYLHARISDLSFCSGQPFAMVAAVDTEHQQTELNEITSHIHQNLFKVYPNPVRGVVTLELLSHESARNVVVEVYNLMGQNLMNKVMEAKPQYQIDLTGLQNGVYIFKVTHGKNSDFARLIKQ from the coding sequence ATGAAAACAAAAATTTTGATCCTCACCATGCTGACTGGCTTTGCATGCCTTATTTTCAGCACAGCATCCCTGGCGCAAACAGATGATTACCAAAAGATTCAGGACAAAGTTTTTGGGTCAAAAATTCCACAGAAAAAGGGAGGAACGCCCGGTTTGTGGACCGGTGCAGTAAGCTCAACCTGGCACAATCCCCTGAACTGGGATGATGGAGTGGTTCCGGGTTCAACGGTAGATGTAAACATTCCGGCGCCACCCTCCAATCAACCTGTTATCAACTCCGCTCATGCAAACTGTAAAAGCCTGACCATTCATCCCTGGGCCAGCCTTACAATTGAGGCGTATTATTTAACTATTCAAAACGATCTTACTGTATTTGGAACGCTCAATAAGAATTCCGCTTCTGGTCTTCTCATTGTTTATGGTGATGTGGTTTGGGAGAGCGGATCAACAGCAGGATTTACGGCAAATAGCTCATTCCGGGTTTACGGTGACTGGAATTTTAACGAAGGGGCCAACGTAAATTTTGCCAATGGCGCTGTTGATTTCATGGGGACCGGCGATAGCTGGATAAGGTGCTACAGTGACAATTGTAGTTTTAATAACCTGAGGATATACAAATCAAGTGCTAATACAAAAGTGAGTAATCTGAGCACTCATGATCTGGTCATTAATGGTTTAACCTTTGTTGACACTCATGCAACATTTGAAAGCTTTACCAGTGAGAATATTTTAATGGGGGGTGATTTTATTTATTACGGGAGCTTTGATTTTACAATGTTAAATAATGATGGCTCTGTAATCTTCAATGGTATATCGCAAACGATTGATAATTATGGTTCTGGTTCTGGAACATTTGGCCATATAGTATTCAATTCATCAATTGGAACCTTTGTGGTTAACGATGATTTCAATGTTGCCAGGAACCTTACCATAGAACAGGGTTACTTCAATGCCGGGTCTTCAACCATAACCGTGGGTGGCAACTGGACAAACAATGCAGGAGCTGGTGGTTTCAATCCGACCTCAAGTACCATCATCTTCGAAAGCAGTGGCGATCACCAGGATGTGACCGGAACAAATACTTTTTACAACGTGACCCAGCTAAATGCCGGTAAATATCTCAGATTTTTCGGCCCAACTACTATACAAAACAACCTGGCGCTTAACTACCTGTGCTGGGCTTATCAAAGCATGAATATTTCCGGGATGCTGGATTTAAGCAATGTGGGCAGCAGGTTTACAGCCAACACGGACAACGCAAATGTTACCATTGCACTTTTAAACCAGGGTGGAAAGCTAATGGCCAATGGTGCAGGCTCAATCATTGTGAACGACCTGGTTCAGAATTATGTGGGAGGAATCATTGAAGCCGGCACAAGCAGTTTAATTGATATTACCAATTCAGGATTAGAACCCTGGATTGACCTGAAAGGAAGTTTGTATAATTACGGAGGAACTATCAATTTAAGCGGCGATTTTTGTTACTGGCCTTTTGCAAATGGGGCTCATCTTGAAATGACCGATGGGATCATAGATATAAAAACCTGCGGGCTAACAATTTATCATCTTTATGATTGGACACATAACATAACAGGGGGTACTATCAGAACATCGAAGGGTTTCTCGGGAAACCGCGCCGATTTTACCCCTACCGCCGGCACTTTTGAATTTTATGGATCAGGTGATTACTTCATCAGTCAGACATACGGATGCAATGTTCACAATGTAAAGATTGCTAAAAGCGACAATGGTGAGGATAAAAAGGAAACAAGCGAACCAGTTTATGACAACCGAAGCGGTGAAATGCTTTCTGACGGAGGAAAAGCCAACACCATTTACTTAAACTCAGATTTTGCGATCACAGGTAACCTGGATATTGAAGCAGGCACCCTAAGCATTGGCCAGTATGCCTTCAATATTATCGGGAATACTAATATTTCCGGCAACCTGGATATGACGCATGATTTGAGCGTGATCAATGCCCATGGCGATGTTGTTTGGAACAGTGGTTCCACTGCCAACTTCACGGCAGCGAATGTTTTTATTGCCTGGGGCCACTGGAATTTTGAAAACGGTTCAAATGCCAACTTTACAGATGGAACGATACTTTTCAGGGGCAATACCTCCAAATTTATCCGTAGTCATTCACAAACCAGCTCATTCAACAATGTAGAAAGCGATAAAACAGATGGAGCTGAGGTTAGAGTAAGTAACAACTCTTCCACGCCATTGACGATCAATGGTAACATATACGTTCATCCAGAAGCAGTTTTCGGAATCTATTCTATCTATGATGTGATACTCAAAGGCGATATTAACAGCAATGGGACACTTTTATGCAATCATGGCAGGGTAGTGTTGAATGGGACCAATCAGAGCCTGGAACTGAACACAGGAAGTTACTTTAACAACCTCGCTTTTAACCAAAGCGGAACGCTTACTATTAACAACTCCTTGTCCGACATACTTGATGTGAAGGGTAATGTGGAAATTCAATCGGGAGTGTTTAATTTACAGGACAGAGAAATCTACGTTGGCGTTAACTGGACCAACAATGCCGGAGTTTCTGCATTTGACCCCGGAACAGGAAAAGTCATCTTTGAAAGCAGTGGCGATCAACAGAGTGTTTATGGTGCGAACACTTTTTATGATGTTCAGCAATTGAACACAGGGAATTATGTAAGGTTTCACGACAACACAACCATACAGAACAACCTGGAGCTTGCATATTCTTGCTATGTGTATGATCAGTTCGATGTTATTGGGGTATTGAATATTGATAATCCTTCATCCAGATTCAAAGCCCTTGGCCCGGGTGCTGTTGTCACCATTGGCGTTCTTGACCAGGGCGGTACTATGGATTGCAGTTCAGGGGCTACGATCCAGATAAATGATTTACAAGAAACCGGCGGGCTTTACGGAACCTATATTCTTTTTGATGCGGAATTGAACATTTACCAGGATGTTACAAAAAACATTGATCTCTCCGCCAATCTGAATATTCAATCCGGCATTATGAATATTTACGGTGGTATGCCGGGTTCCACCAGTTGGTGGCCGGGCATTTCTGCATCACTCACCATGAGCGGAGGAGTGCTTGATATCAAGGATCAAACGATTTATGTGAGGGCTGGTGGCACCTTTTCAAACTATATTACAGGAGGCAAAATCAGAACTTCCAAAGGTTATTTGGGTCATCGCCCGGACTTTACCCCAACAGCGGGAACATTTGAATTTTATGGTTCTGATAATGCTTACCTTGAACAGGTATTTGGCAGTACCCTGCATCATTTGCTGATTAACAAAACAGCGACCGTAAAGGATGATGGATCAGCACCTGTAATTACCCACAGCACCCGGGAAATGAAGCCGCTTTCAGATGGAGGAAAATCAAGCGATATCAGCTTTAATTCAAACTTTACCATCACCGGCAACCTGGATGTGGAAGCCGGAACCCTGATAAACCAGGATGTCAACAATACCATATTGGGAAATTCCACCATCAATGCCGGCGGGAAATTCGAAATGAACGGCGCAGCCTGGCTGGTCATGGGCGGTTCAACTTCACTTACGGTGAACAACGGCGGAGAACTACGATTGACAGGCGATGAATCGCATTACGTCCTGATTACAGGTGATGGCGGCCGTTATGCTTTGAACGTGGAAAGTGGCGGAACCATCGGGGCTGATTCCGCTTATTTTGAATATACTGATACCAATGGTATAAACATAAAACCCGGAGCCCTTGTAGATCCTTTCAGCGCTTTTAATTCCTGTGTTTTTACAATGGGACATGCCGATGGTACCTTGCTTACGCTCGACAATGATCAGAGTCTTCAGATTTTAAATGCACGTTTTCCCTCTTCACACAGCACGTACAATGTGACAAAAAATAATAACTCAGGTGTTGTGACCTTTGTTGATTACATCGGATCGTTTTCCGGAAGTGATCATGAGCAGGATATTCACAACCACGTTCACTGGACTGGCGATCCTTCAGTGGAAATCACCCTGGATGGCATTGCCGTTGGCGCCGGCCAGAATTTGTGTTTCGAAGCACAGCAAACCATTTTAACCGGAGGGGCACAAAACTTTGTGGTGGAAAGTGCCGCTGCGGTAAACCTGGTTGCCGGCGAAAGCATCCTGATGTTGCCCGGCACACATGCCCACAGCGGGTCATACCTGCATGCCCGGATCTCAGATCTCAGCTTTTGCAGTGGCCAGCCATTTGCTATGGTAGCTGCAGTAGATACAGAACATCAGCAAACTGAACTGAATGAAATTACTTCACATATTCATCAGAACCTGTTTAAAGTTTATCCCAATCCAGTCAGGGGAGTAGTTACCCTTGAACTTTTAAGCCATGAAAGCGCCAGAAATGTTGTTGTTGAGGTTTACAACCTGATGGGTCAGAACCTCATGAACAAAGTAATGGAAGCAAAGCCCCAATACCAGATTGATTTGACAGGGCTTCAAAACGGTGTGTATATATTTAAGGTAACTCATGGCAAAAATTCTGATTTTGCCAGGCTAATCAAGCAATAA